The Georgenia sp. TF02-10 genome window below encodes:
- the htpX gene encoding zinc metalloprotease HtpX, which produces MTNRHFNGLKTTLLFSALWVLLLAIGAIIAQGTGRSAFIWVFALIGVATTFYSYWNSDKLALRAMAARPVSEAEAPGYYAVVRELATAARQPMPRLYISPTAQPNAFATGRNPRNAAVCCTEGILRLLEPRELRGVLGHELMHVYNRDILTSSVAAAVAGVITSVAQFLMFFGGGGRERGGNPLAMIATALLAPIAASLIQLAISRTREYDADEDGARLTGDPLALASALRKIESGAAARPLAPSQRLENVSHMMIANPFRGSSGLTRMFATHPPMRERIARLERMAGY; this is translated from the coding sequence ATGACCAACCGTCACTTCAACGGGCTGAAGACCACCCTGCTGTTCAGCGCCCTGTGGGTGCTGCTGCTGGCGATCGGCGCGATCATCGCCCAGGGCACCGGGCGCTCGGCGTTCATCTGGGTCTTCGCCCTCATCGGCGTGGCGACGACCTTCTACAGCTACTGGAACTCCGACAAGCTCGCGCTGCGCGCGATGGCCGCCCGGCCGGTAAGCGAGGCCGAGGCGCCGGGCTACTACGCCGTCGTCCGCGAGCTGGCCACGGCCGCCCGCCAGCCCATGCCCCGGCTGTACATCTCGCCCACGGCGCAGCCGAACGCCTTCGCCACCGGCCGCAACCCGCGCAACGCGGCGGTGTGCTGCACCGAGGGGATCCTGCGCCTGCTGGAGCCGCGCGAGCTGCGGGGCGTCCTCGGGCACGAGCTGATGCACGTGTACAACCGGGACATCCTGACGTCCTCGGTGGCCGCCGCCGTCGCCGGCGTGATCACCTCGGTGGCGCAGTTCCTGATGTTCTTCGGCGGCGGCGGCCGGGAGCGCGGCGGCAACCCGCTGGCCATGATCGCCACCGCGCTGCTCGCGCCGATCGCCGCGAGCCTCATCCAGCTCGCGATCTCCCGCACCCGGGAGTACGACGCCGACGAGGACGGCGCCCGGCTCACCGGCGACCCGCTCGCCCTGGCCTCCGCGCTGCGCAAGATCGAGTCCGGCGCCGCCGCCCGGCCGCTGGCCCCGAGCCAGCGGCTGGAGAACGTCAGCCACATGATGATCGCCAACCCCTTCCGCGGCAGCAGCGGCCTCACCCGGATGTTTGCCACCCACCCGCCGATGCGGGAGCGCATCGCGCGCCTGGAGCGGATGGCCGGGTACTGA
- a CDS encoding restriction endonuclease, with amino-acid sequence MTDPLPTWQDYMAPALHVLIDGEVHRARDVCTAAADHLGVSPEERAQLIPSGQPRYLNRGMWALSYLARAGAVDRPARGRYRITDVGRRLLATHPDGIAERDLREPPDYVSPYARSTAGAAPEAPDDAAQASAGPSALAVVVGEEAALSPTEQVEEGIERIHAGVVSDLLRRLHEQEPAFFEQAVLDLLMAMGYGGAEGRATRTQLTNDGGIDGIIDQDALGLSRVYVQAKRYAVDAVVGRPEIQAFVGALHGNQASQGVFITTGRFSRSALEFADAVATRVVLVDGARLARLMIKYRVGVQVRKTYDVVEVDEDFFE; translated from the coding sequence ATGACCGACCCGCTCCCCACCTGGCAGGACTACATGGCACCCGCGCTGCACGTGCTCATCGACGGCGAGGTCCACCGCGCCCGAGACGTCTGCACCGCTGCGGCGGACCACCTCGGCGTCTCGCCGGAGGAGCGGGCCCAGCTCATCCCGTCCGGCCAGCCTCGCTACCTCAACCGGGGGATGTGGGCGCTGTCCTACCTGGCGCGGGCGGGCGCCGTCGACCGGCCGGCCCGTGGCCGGTACCGGATCACCGACGTCGGCCGCCGCCTCCTGGCGACCCACCCGGACGGGATCGCCGAGCGAGACCTGCGCGAGCCGCCTGATTACGTCTCCCCCTACGCCCGCTCCACTGCCGGTGCTGCTCCGGAGGCGCCAGACGACGCCGCTCAGGCCTCTGCCGGGCCGTCCGCTCTCGCCGTCGTCGTGGGCGAAGAAGCCGCCCTCTCCCCGACCGAGCAGGTCGAGGAGGGCATCGAGCGGATCCACGCCGGCGTGGTGAGCGACCTGCTCCGGCGGCTGCACGAGCAGGAGCCGGCGTTCTTCGAGCAGGCCGTGCTCGACCTGCTGATGGCGATGGGGTACGGCGGGGCGGAGGGCCGGGCGACCCGGACCCAGCTGACCAACGACGGTGGCATCGACGGGATCATCGACCAGGACGCGCTGGGCCTCTCCCGGGTGTACGTGCAGGCGAAGCGGTACGCGGTGGACGCCGTCGTCGGGCGCCCGGAGATCCAGGCCTTCGTCGGCGCGCTGCACGGCAACCAGGCGAGCCAGGGCGTCTTCATCACGACCGGCCGCTTCAGCCGGAGCGCCCTCGAGTTCGCCGATGCCGTCGCGACCCGCGTCGTGCTCGTCGACGGCGCCCGGCTCGCGCGGCTGATGATCAAGTACCGGGTCGGCGTGCAGGTGCGGAAGACCTACGACGTCGTCGAGGTCGACGAGGACTTCTTCGAGTAG
- a CDS encoding tetratricopeptide repeat protein, whose translation MSDTWDERIAAYWASADDARPAAALSEMRALVEERPADDPEALYEWASVHDFLGREHEAIPLYRAALDRGLAGARKPQAVIQLASSLRNTGEPEAAVELLRAQPSDEVTGDAAQAFLALALHDCGRHDEALATATRALARTLPMYRHAVESYAEALTERSGDA comes from the coding sequence GTGTCGGACACCTGGGACGAGCGGATCGCCGCGTACTGGGCCTCGGCCGATGATGCCAGACCCGCTGCGGCGCTCAGCGAGATGCGCGCACTGGTCGAGGAGCGTCCGGCGGACGATCCGGAGGCGCTGTACGAGTGGGCGTCGGTGCACGACTTCCTCGGCAGGGAGCACGAGGCGATCCCGCTGTACCGGGCGGCGCTCGACCGTGGGCTGGCCGGGGCCCGGAAGCCGCAAGCGGTCATCCAGCTGGCGAGCTCGCTGCGGAACACCGGCGAGCCGGAAGCAGCCGTCGAGCTGCTGCGGGCGCAGCCGAGCGACGAGGTCACCGGTGACGCGGCGCAGGCGTTCCTGGCCCTGGCGCTCCACGACTGTGGACGGCACGACGAAGCGCTCGCCACAGCCACGAGAGCCCTCGCGCGCACGCTGCCCATGTACCGGCACGCCGTCGAGAGCTATGCCGAGGCGCTGACCGAACGGTCCGGGGACGCCTGA
- a CDS encoding NADP-dependent oxidoreductase produces MSKVYVFTAFGGPETQRLIDRPVPEPGPGELAVQVRAAGVNPVDWKIRSGRYGKQTPLPAPMGQEVAGVVTVVGDGVDGFAVGEPILGPVVPGYGAFAEDTLVRAAEAMAKPAEISFTDAATIPVAAATAYDGTHQIELEPGQRLLILGAGGGVGLMAAQIGKVHQLTAIGVASPAKREVVESTGATFVPSGDGVSDRVRQVAPGGVDLILDLVGGDALREVAGLVDDPTRIISAADPGTATELGGTALHRTAEAMEKITAVIEYHLVDPHVSAVYSLQDAGEAIGAVENGHATGKIVIEVPGA; encoded by the coding sequence ATGTCCAAGGTGTACGTGTTCACCGCGTTTGGTGGTCCCGAGACGCAGCGACTGATCGACCGGCCCGTCCCCGAGCCGGGACCGGGCGAGCTGGCCGTGCAGGTCCGCGCCGCCGGCGTCAACCCCGTCGACTGGAAGATCCGCTCGGGCCGCTACGGCAAGCAGACGCCGTTGCCTGCCCCGATGGGGCAGGAGGTCGCCGGCGTCGTCACCGTCGTCGGCGACGGGGTGGACGGCTTCGCCGTGGGCGAGCCCATCCTCGGCCCGGTCGTCCCCGGGTACGGCGCATTCGCCGAGGACACCCTCGTGCGCGCTGCCGAGGCGATGGCCAAGCCCGCGGAGATCTCCTTCACCGACGCAGCCACCATTCCCGTCGCGGCCGCCACCGCCTACGACGGCACCCACCAGATCGAGCTCGAACCCGGCCAGCGGCTGCTCATCCTCGGCGCCGGCGGTGGCGTCGGTCTCATGGCCGCCCAGATCGGCAAGGTCCACCAGCTCACCGCCATCGGTGTCGCCAGCCCGGCCAAGCGAGAGGTCGTCGAGTCCACCGGCGCCACCTTCGTGCCCTCCGGCGACGGCGTGAGCGACCGCGTCCGCCAGGTCGCCCCGGGCGGGGTGGACCTGATCCTCGACCTGGTCGGCGGAGACGCCCTGCGCGAGGTCGCCGGCCTGGTCGACGACCCCACCAGGATTATCTCCGCCGCCGACCCGGGTACCGCCACCGAGCTCGGCGGCACCGCCCTGCACCGCACGGCCGAGGCGATGGAGAAGATCACCGCGGTCATCGAGTACCACCTCGTCGACCCGCACGTCAGCGCCGTGTACTCGCTGCAGGACGCTGGCGAGGCCATCGGCGCCGTCGAGAACGGCCACGCAACCGGCAAGATCGTCATCGAGGTGCCCGGCGCCTGA
- a CDS encoding WhiB family transcriptional regulator, producing the protein MDWRQRAACRGEDPELFFPAGDTRSAQEQMEAAAKAVCARCAVIDTCLTWSLQTGQDTGVWGGMSEADRRTLRRPSVRVRRTLRRPSAQVRRSA; encoded by the coding sequence ATGGACTGGCGTCAGCGCGCCGCGTGCCGGGGCGAGGATCCGGAGCTGTTCTTCCCCGCGGGCGACACCCGGTCGGCTCAGGAGCAGATGGAGGCGGCGGCCAAGGCGGTGTGCGCCCGGTGCGCAGTGATCGACACGTGCTTGACGTGGTCGTTGCAGACCGGCCAGGACACCGGCGTCTGGGGTGGGATGTCCGAGGCGGACCGCCGGACGCTGCGGCGCCCGTCCGTCCGGGTCCGCCGGACGCTGCGGCGCCCGTCCGCCCAGGTGCGCCGGTCTGCCTGA
- a CDS encoding type II toxin-antitoxin system Phd/YefM family antitoxin, translating into MTAQRVGIRKFRADLAAFIDADVPVAVTRHGRTVGYFIPTPTDREADAAALRAAAAKLDALLHLDEQEIGEIVTKFGEARSTATTEA; encoded by the coding sequence GTGACTGCCCAGAGGGTCGGCATACGCAAGTTCCGTGCCGACCTCGCCGCGTTCATCGACGCTGACGTGCCGGTCGCCGTCACTCGGCACGGTCGGACGGTCGGCTACTTCATCCCCACCCCCACCGATCGGGAAGCGGATGCCGCCGCTCTTCGGGCCGCCGCCGCGAAGCTGGACGCCTTGCTCCACCTCGACGAGCAGGAGATCGGAGAGATCGTCACGAAGTTTGGTGAGGCCCGGTCCACGGCGACGACCGAAGCATGA
- a CDS encoding metalloregulator ArsR/SmtB family transcription factor, with amino-acid sequence MSRRPVDAGAERSRADSRRRVLQVLRAAPKGCGVGQVADRTGLHPNTVRFHLERLEMDGLISRQVRRSGEPGRPPLTYTAIPVPDAGHEHRQFGPLAEVLAQLVARTTSDPAGAAVEAGRSWGLTMVEPATGPTPPADATATLVGTLGAVGFVPEVSVTGEHTTVLQRHCPFLEVAQAHQDVICSVHLGLMRGVLERLNTTVVAERLVPFASPDGCEAYLSSGTAPGSAASD; translated from the coding sequence GTGAGCAGACGACCGGTCGATGCGGGTGCGGAGCGTTCCCGTGCCGACTCGCGCCGGCGCGTGCTCCAGGTCCTGCGCGCCGCACCGAAGGGTTGCGGGGTCGGCCAGGTCGCCGACCGCACCGGCCTGCACCCCAACACGGTGCGCTTCCACCTCGAGCGCCTCGAGATGGACGGGCTGATCTCCCGGCAGGTACGACGCAGCGGCGAGCCGGGGAGACCTCCGCTGACGTACACGGCCATCCCGGTTCCCGACGCCGGGCACGAGCACCGTCAGTTCGGTCCGCTGGCCGAGGTCCTCGCCCAGCTCGTCGCGCGCACCACCTCCGATCCGGCAGGGGCGGCCGTCGAGGCCGGCCGGTCCTGGGGCCTGACGATGGTCGAGCCCGCCACCGGGCCGACCCCACCGGCCGATGCGACAGCCACGCTGGTCGGGACCCTGGGCGCGGTCGGGTTCGTGCCCGAGGTGTCCGTCACCGGTGAGCACACCACGGTCCTGCAGCGGCACTGCCCGTTCCTCGAGGTCGCCCAGGCCCACCAGGACGTGATCTGCTCGGTCCACCTGGGGCTGATGCGCGGAGTCCTCGAGCGCCTGAACACCACGGTTGTCGCCGAGCGTCTGGTGCCCTTCGCCAGCCCGGATGGATGCGAGGCGTACCTGAGCTCCGGGACCGCCCCGGGCTCGGCCGCATCTGACTGA
- a CDS encoding cation-translocating P-type ATPase, whose product MNTLQRWWHGPWAVPTVSGAAILASFFVARVLGSDPVSNIFMVAAALVAGIPIAVKAVRALAVKNISIDLLVSVAAAGAIIVGEYWEAAAVTFLFAVGHALEARTMNKTRSALAELVAVAPDVAVVMRDGQQVEVPAGAVGTGETVLVKNGAKVPVDGEVIAGTGAVDEASITGESIPVEKAAGDRVFAGTVSRGGFLQVRATGVGADTTLARIIHRVEEAQDVKAKTQAFIDRFATWYTPGIMALALVVGLVTGDVVLALTLLVIGCPGALVISIPVAIVAGIGRAARDGILIKGGEFLESSARIDAVAVDKTGTLTEGRPQLSDVVVLDPAVDRGQVLAWAAAAEAGSEHPLARPILEAAAAEGLATPGLPDAVQPVPGKGITATTGGRRVLVGNAALLDQLGVADAVGAAAAAEELAAAGRTPMIVAVDETVVGVVAVADQVRADAAEMVRRLHAAGVTRVVMLTGDAPLVAEAIGAATGVDEVRAGLLPEDKLDAVRELQRQGRTVAMVGDGVNDAPALATADIGVAMGAAGSAVAVETADIALMGDNLRKLPEAIGLAKRTVSVMRQNITVALVTVTLLLAGVFAGGVTMAIGMLVHEASVLVVIANAMRLLRRREDTTRDATAREEYPAAPAELVTR is encoded by the coding sequence ATGAACACGCTGCAGCGCTGGTGGCACGGGCCGTGGGCCGTACCGACGGTCTCCGGGGCGGCGATCCTGGCGTCGTTCTTCGTCGCCCGCGTCCTCGGGTCGGACCCGGTCAGCAACATCTTCATGGTGGCCGCGGCCCTGGTCGCCGGCATCCCGATCGCCGTCAAGGCCGTCCGGGCCCTGGCGGTGAAGAACATCAGCATCGACCTGCTGGTCTCCGTCGCCGCGGCCGGCGCGATCATCGTCGGCGAGTACTGGGAGGCCGCCGCGGTGACCTTCCTCTTCGCCGTCGGGCACGCCCTGGAGGCCCGCACGATGAACAAGACCCGCTCCGCGCTGGCCGAGCTGGTCGCCGTCGCCCCCGACGTCGCCGTCGTCATGCGCGACGGTCAGCAGGTCGAGGTCCCGGCCGGCGCCGTCGGCACGGGGGAGACGGTCCTGGTCAAGAACGGGGCGAAGGTGCCGGTCGACGGCGAGGTCATCGCCGGCACCGGCGCCGTGGACGAGGCCTCCATCACCGGTGAGTCCATCCCGGTCGAGAAGGCCGCGGGCGACCGGGTCTTCGCCGGCACCGTCTCGCGCGGCGGGTTCCTGCAGGTCCGGGCCACCGGGGTCGGGGCCGACACCACCCTGGCGCGGATCATCCACCGGGTGGAGGAGGCGCAGGACGTCAAGGCCAAGACCCAGGCGTTCATCGACCGGTTCGCCACCTGGTACACCCCCGGGATCATGGCCCTGGCGCTGGTGGTCGGCCTGGTCACCGGGGACGTGGTCCTCGCCCTGACCCTGCTCGTGATCGGCTGCCCCGGGGCGCTGGTCATCTCCATCCCGGTCGCGATCGTCGCCGGCATCGGCCGGGCCGCCAGGGACGGCATCCTGATCAAGGGCGGGGAGTTCCTGGAGAGCTCGGCGCGGATCGACGCCGTCGCGGTGGACAAGACCGGCACCCTGACCGAGGGGCGCCCGCAGCTGAGCGACGTCGTCGTCCTCGACCCGGCCGTGGACCGCGGGCAGGTGCTCGCCTGGGCCGCGGCCGCCGAGGCCGGCTCCGAGCACCCGCTGGCCCGGCCGATCCTTGAGGCCGCCGCGGCGGAGGGCCTGGCCACCCCCGGCCTGCCGGACGCCGTGCAGCCGGTGCCGGGCAAGGGCATCACGGCCACGACCGGCGGGCGCCGGGTCCTGGTCGGAAACGCCGCCCTGCTCGACCAGCTCGGGGTGGCCGACGCCGTGGGCGCCGCAGCAGCGGCGGAGGAGCTCGCCGCCGCCGGCCGTACGCCGATGATCGTCGCCGTCGACGAGACGGTGGTCGGTGTGGTCGCCGTCGCCGACCAGGTCCGCGCGGACGCCGCCGAGATGGTGCGCCGGCTGCACGCGGCCGGGGTGACGAGGGTCGTCATGCTCACCGGCGACGCCCCGCTCGTCGCCGAGGCCATCGGCGCGGCCACCGGGGTGGACGAGGTCCGGGCCGGGCTGCTGCCGGAGGACAAGCTCGACGCCGTCCGCGAGCTCCAGCGCCAGGGCCGCACCGTCGCGATGGTCGGCGACGGCGTCAACGACGCCCCCGCCCTGGCCACCGCCGACATCGGCGTGGCGATGGGGGCGGCCGGCTCCGCCGTCGCCGTGGAGACCGCCGACATCGCCCTCATGGGGGACAACCTCCGCAAGCTCCCCGAGGCTATCGGCCTGGCCAAGCGCACCGTGTCCGTCATGCGGCAGAACATCACCGTCGCGCTCGTGACGGTCACGCTCCTGCTCGCCGGCGTGTTCGCCGGCGGCGTGACGATGGCGATCGGGATGCTCGTCCACGAGGCCTCGGTCCTCGTCGTCATCGCCAACGCGATGCGGCTGCTGCGCCGCCGCGAGGACACCACGCGCGACGCGACCGCACGAGAGGAGTACCCGGCCGCACCGGCCGAGCTCGTCACCCGATGA
- a CDS encoding FAD-dependent oxidoreductase, whose amino-acid sequence MGAGPAGIYAADILAKSGLDVSIDLFERLPAPYGLVRYGVAPDHPRIKQIIIALYKILQRGDINLIGNVDVGRDISVEELQRHYDAVIFSTGSDRDAPLNIPGTDLPGSYGAANFVSWYDGHPDVPRTWPLDAREVAVLGVGNVALDVARMLAKHVEDLMVTEIPPNVAAGLAASPVTDVHIFGRRGPAQAKFTPLELRELGKVPDVDIVVYDEDFVFDEGSEEAIRASNQTKQVVKTLMDFTLKDPAERTASRRIHLHFLHRPVEILGSDRVEGIRTERTELVGDGTVRGTGQFVDTPVQAVYRAVGYFGSPVPGLPFDETSGTIPNTEGRVLGDDGEYLPGVYATGWIKRGPVGLIGSTKSDAQQTIAHLVEDARAGLLHARDEAAVGHDAMLAALEAAGVRFTTWHGWELLDAYERQLGAASDGVPRDRIKVVHRDTMTAISRGEEHDGQLV is encoded by the coding sequence GTGGGCGCCGGCCCCGCCGGCATCTACGCCGCCGACATCCTGGCCAAGTCCGGGCTGGACGTCAGCATCGACCTCTTCGAGCGGCTGCCCGCCCCCTATGGCCTGGTGCGCTACGGCGTGGCGCCGGACCACCCGCGGATCAAGCAGATCATCATCGCCCTGTACAAGATCCTCCAGCGCGGGGACATCAACCTCATCGGCAACGTCGACGTCGGCCGGGACATCTCGGTGGAGGAGCTGCAGCGGCACTACGACGCCGTCATCTTCTCCACCGGCTCGGACCGGGACGCCCCGCTGAACATCCCGGGCACCGACCTGCCCGGCAGCTACGGCGCCGCCAACTTCGTCTCCTGGTACGACGGCCACCCCGACGTGCCGCGGACCTGGCCGCTGGACGCCCGCGAGGTCGCCGTCCTCGGCGTCGGCAACGTCGCCCTCGACGTCGCCCGCATGCTCGCCAAGCACGTCGAGGACCTGATGGTCACCGAGATCCCGCCGAACGTCGCCGCCGGCCTGGCGGCCAGCCCGGTCACCGACGTGCACATCTTCGGCCGCCGCGGGCCCGCCCAGGCGAAGTTCACCCCGCTGGAGCTGCGCGAGCTCGGCAAGGTGCCCGACGTCGACATCGTGGTCTACGACGAGGACTTCGTCTTCGACGAGGGGTCGGAGGAGGCCATCCGCGCCTCCAACCAGACCAAGCAGGTCGTCAAGACGCTGATGGACTTCACCCTCAAGGACCCCGCCGAGCGGACCGCCTCGCGCCGGATCCACCTGCACTTCCTCCACCGCCCGGTGGAGATCCTCGGCTCGGACCGGGTGGAGGGCATCCGCACCGAGCGCACCGAGCTCGTCGGCGACGGCACCGTGCGCGGCACCGGGCAGTTCGTCGACACCCCGGTCCAGGCCGTTTACCGCGCCGTCGGCTACTTCGGCTCCCCGGTCCCCGGCCTGCCGTTCGACGAGACCTCCGGGACCATCCCCAACACCGAGGGCCGGGTCCTCGGGGACGACGGCGAGTACCTGCCCGGCGTCTACGCCACCGGCTGGATCAAGCGCGGCCCGGTGGGCCTGATCGGCTCGACGAAGTCCGACGCCCAGCAGACCATAGCCCACCTCGTCGAGGACGCCCGCGCCGGGCTGCTGCACGCCCGGGACGAGGCCGCCGTCGGGCACGACGCCATGCTCGCCGCTTTGGAGGCGGCCGGGGTGCGGTTCACCACCTGGCACGGCTGGGAGCTCCTCGACGCCTACGAGCGCCAGCTGGGTGCCGCGTCCGACGGCGTCCCGCGCGACCGCATCAAGGTCGTGCACCGCGACACGATGACCGCCATCTCCCGCGGCGAGGAGCACGACGGCCAGCTGGTCTGA
- a CDS encoding heavy-metal-associated domain-containing protein, which produces MSTTASTTTHTVLRAEGFSCPSCVAKIEKQVGRLDGVTAVQVHFASARIEVDHDPSVVSVDDLVAAVAKAGYVARPAAF; this is translated from the coding sequence ATGAGCACCACCGCTTCCACCACCACCCACACCGTCCTGCGCGCCGAGGGCTTCTCCTGCCCCTCCTGCGTGGCCAAGATCGAGAAGCAGGTCGGGCGCCTGGACGGCGTCACCGCCGTCCAGGTCCACTTCGCCTCGGCCCGCATCGAGGTCGACCACGACCCGTCCGTCGTCTCCGTGGACGACCTCGTCGCCGCCGTCGCCAAGGCCGGCTACGTCGCCCGTCCCGCCGCCTTCTGA
- a CDS encoding YajQ family cyclic di-GMP-binding protein, with the protein MADSSFDIVSKVDRQEVDNAVNQAAKEIAQRYDFKNVGASVQLAGDTVTMTANSAERVKAVLDVLQTKLIRRGVSLKALDLGDGEPKQSGKEYRLVGTLKEGLDQENAKKITKLIRDQGPKGVKAQITGDEVRVTSKSRDDLQAVITLLKGADNIDAALQFTNYR; encoded by the coding sequence ATGGCCGACTCGTCCTTCGACATCGTGAGCAAGGTGGACCGCCAGGAGGTGGACAACGCCGTCAACCAGGCCGCCAAGGAGATCGCCCAGCGGTACGACTTCAAGAACGTGGGCGCCTCGGTGCAGCTCGCCGGCGACACCGTCACCATGACGGCGAACTCCGCGGAGCGCGTCAAGGCCGTGCTCGACGTGCTCCAGACCAAGCTCATCCGCCGCGGCGTCTCGCTCAAGGCCCTCGACCTCGGCGACGGCGAACCGAAGCAGTCCGGCAAGGAGTACCGGCTGGTCGGAACCCTGAAGGAGGGGCTGGACCAGGAGAACGCCAAGAAGATCACCAAGCTCATCCGCGACCAGGGCCCCAAGGGCGTTAAGGCGCAGATCACCGGGGACGAGGTCCGGGTCACCTCCAAGAGCCGGGACGACCTCCAGGCGGTCATCACCCTGCTCAAGGGCGCGGACAACATCGACGCCGCCCTCCAGTTCACCAACTACCGCTGA
- a CDS encoding hemerythrin domain-containing protein: MANTAMSEPESTRPPGAEWIGGTVPRAAHEHHAELWSGLARREAALVDAVTAGEDHEPPRAEMVDFLHGEVFAHLQTEELVLYNAARGVGAHALVATLELDHKSLLSLTEHIAQASTGLDAALLARALVMLFVLRMEKEETVLLPTLAEAGIDVSVLLQGRPEMLGTDQA, translated from the coding sequence GTGGCGAACACCGCTATGAGCGAACCGGAAAGCACCCGCCCGCCCGGCGCCGAATGGATCGGCGGCACGGTGCCGCGGGCGGCCCACGAGCACCATGCGGAGCTGTGGTCCGGACTTGCGCGTCGCGAGGCGGCCCTGGTTGATGCCGTGACCGCGGGCGAAGACCATGAACCGCCCCGGGCCGAGATGGTGGACTTCCTGCACGGGGAGGTCTTCGCCCACCTGCAGACCGAGGAGCTGGTGCTGTACAACGCTGCGCGCGGAGTCGGTGCGCACGCCCTGGTGGCCACCCTGGAGCTGGACCACAAGTCGCTGCTGAGCCTGACCGAGCACATCGCCCAGGCCAGCACCGGCCTAGACGCTGCCCTGCTGGCACGGGCGCTGGTGATGCTGTTCGTGCTGCGGATGGAGAAGGAAGAGACGGTGCTCCTGCCGACACTGGCCGAGGCCGGCATCGACGTCTCGGTCCTGCTTCAGGGCCGGCCCGAGATGCTGGGCACCGACCAGGCCTGA
- a CDS encoding PIN domain-containing protein, with the protein MQAYVRYRTNALARIGSRDPDDWEVLAAALVLGCPIWTEDQDFSGRVSPPGPPTGSSYTSATQQTSWASSRIPARRAQR; encoded by the coding sequence ATGCAGGCGTACGTGCGGTATCGCACCAATGCGCTTGCCCGCATCGGCTCGCGGGACCCAGACGACTGGGAAGTCCTTGCCGCCGCGCTCGTCCTCGGCTGCCCCATCTGGACGGAGGACCAGGATTTTTCGGGACGGGTGTCCCCACCTGGACCACCGACCGGATCGAGCTATACCTCGGCAACGCAGCAGACTTCATGGGCGAGTAGTCGGATCCCGGCGCGGCGCGCTCAGCGGTAG
- the fdxA gene encoding ferredoxin has translation MTYVIGAPCIDIMDRACVDECPVDCIYEGERSLYIHPDECVDCGACEPVCPVEAIYYEDDLPEHLQPFLADNARFFDQPLPGRADPIGSPGGAAKLGPIGTDTELVAAHPRATT, from the coding sequence ATGACCTACGTGATCGGCGCGCCGTGCATCGACATCATGGACAGGGCGTGCGTAGACGAATGCCCGGTGGACTGCATCTACGAGGGCGAACGGTCGTTGTACATCCACCCCGACGAGTGCGTGGACTGCGGGGCGTGCGAGCCGGTATGCCCCGTCGAGGCGATCTACTACGAGGACGACCTGCCCGAGCACCTCCAGCCCTTCCTCGCCGACAACGCCCGCTTCTTCGACCAACCACTACCAGGACGCGCCGACCCCATCGGTTCTCCCGGCGGCGCCGCCAAGCTGGGCCCCATCGGCACGGACACCGAGCTGGTCGCCGCTCACCCGAGGGCGACCACATGA